Proteins from a genomic interval of Dermacentor variabilis isolate Ectoservices chromosome 8, ASM5094787v1, whole genome shotgun sequence:
- the LOC142590012 gene encoding uncharacterized protein LOC142590012 isoform X1 has product MTQALTCTCTSWRAPAASVSDPPIINMGRPKKVLSPEEQEERRRSKREAERERSKRRREDREFRARAAEAKRQRRADDPELRARRLAAERQYDATHREERRRAAQQRRDSDPSLRVVKSFRRTQRRATTGADGRFKRLKNAMSLAESITAITACHTPSKVIGQDEVGTQCSFPLADKSVGCSFKAGSESRSVQTTEAVDHSSSSAGFGRPRDLWQDTEVSSKLYVQPNTSASRPTSPSTASGDNSQQGCLHQDHLCDYEADKLFHVEAHARVHTGERLFECHLCPQSFSRKDTLKRHLWVHTGERPFQCPSCLQRFSQRSKVKEHLRTHTNEKPFQCPSCLQSFSRNTYLKIHQRTHTGEKPFQCPSCFQSFSRKTHLKTHLRTHTDEKPFQCPSCPRSFSRKSNMKAHLHTHTGEKPFQCPSCLQSFSRKPHLKAHQRTHTGEKPWQCPSCLQSFSHKSSMKDHLRTHTGEKPFQCPSCPQTFSHKSSMKDHLRTHTGEKPFQCPSCFQSFARKSHLKTHLRNHTGEKP; this is encoded by the exons ATGACGCAAGCTCTGACGTGCACGTGCACTAGCTGGCGTGCGCCGGCGGCATCAGTGTCCGATCCACCGATAATTAACATGGGCAGACCTAAGAAGGTGCTCTCTCCCGAGGAACAAGAGGAGCGACGGCGCAGTAAGCGGGAAGCCGAGCGTGAGCGGTCTAAGCGGCGTCGGGAAGATCGGGAATTCCGGGCGAGGGCTGCCGAAGCTAAAAGGCAGAGGAGGGCCGACGATCCCGAGTTGCGGGCCAGGAGACTTGCTGCGGAACGGCAGTACGATGCAACCCATCGCGAAGAGAGGAGACGGGCAGCCCAGCAGCGAAGAGATTCCGATCCTAGCTTGCGCGTCGTGAAAAGCTTTAGGCGAACACAGAGACGAGCCACGACTGGCGCCGACGGGCGATTCAAAC GCCTCAAAAATGCTATGAGCCTAGCTGAAAGTATCACCGCCATAACGGCTTGCCACACCCCTTCCAAGGTCATCGGTCAGGATGAGGTTGGCACGCAGTGCAGCTTCCCTCTGGCTGACAAGTCTGTTGGGTGCTCCTTCAAAGCAGGCAGCGAGTCGAGGAGCGTGCAGACCACAGAGGCTGTGGATCATTCAAGCTCCTCTGCAG GATTTGGCAGACCTAGGGATTTGTGGCAAGATACTGAGGTGTCCAGCAAACTTTATGTCCAACCGAACACTTCAG CGTCGAGGCCTACTTCTCCGTCAACAGCAAGTGGTGACAATTCACAGCAGGGATGCCTCCACCAAGACCATCTCTGTGACTATGAGGCTGATAAACTATTTCATGTAGAAGCACATGCCAGGGTCCATACTGGCGAGCGTCTGTTTGAGTGCCATttgtgccctcagagcttctcaagAAAAGACACCTTGAAGAGGCACTTGTGGGTTCACACGGGTGAGCGCCCATTTCAGTGTCCTTCATGCCTTCAGAGATTCTCACAAAGGTCCAAGGTCAAGGAACACTTGCGCACTCACACGAATGAGAaaccatttcaatgcccttcatgcctACAGAGCTTCTCACGAAATACTTATCTGAAAATTCACcagcgcacccacacaggtgagaagccatttcagtgcccttcatgctttCAGAGCTTTTCACGAAAGACCCACCTGAAaacccacctgcgcacccacacagacgagaagccatttcaatgcccctCATGCCCTCGGAGCTTCTCGCGCAAGTCCAACATGAAGGCACACCTgcacacccacacaggcgagaagccctttcaatgcccttcatgccttcagagcttctcacgaaagccccacctgaaagcccaccagcgcacccacacaggtgagaagccatggcagtgcccttcatgccttcagagcttctcGCATAAGTCCAGCATGAAAGACCACCTACGCACCCACAcgggcgagaagccatttcagtgcccttcgtgCCCTCAAACTTTCTCGCATAAGTCCAGCATGAAAGACCACCTACGCACCCACACAggagagaagccatttcaatgcccttcatgcttTCAGAGCTTTGCACGAAAGTCCCACCTGAAAACACACCTGCGCAACCATACAGGTGAGAAGCCATGA
- the LOC142590012 gene encoding uncharacterized protein LOC142590012 isoform X2, giving the protein MTQALTCTCTSWRAPAASVSDPPIINMGRPKKVLSPEEQEERRRSKREAERERSKRRREDREFRARAAEAKRQRRADDPELRARRLAAERQYDATHREERRRAAQQRRDSDPSLRVVKSFRRTQRRATTGADGRFKRLKNAMSLAESITAITACHTPSKVIGQDEVGTQCSFPLADKSVGCSFKAGSESRSVQTTEAVDHSSSSAASRPTSPSTASGDNSQQGCLHQDHLCDYEADKLFHVEAHARVHTGERLFECHLCPQSFSRKDTLKRHLWVHTGERPFQCPSCLQRFSQRSKVKEHLRTHTNEKPFQCPSCLQSFSRNTYLKIHQRTHTGEKPFQCPSCFQSFSRKTHLKTHLRTHTDEKPFQCPSCPRSFSRKSNMKAHLHTHTGEKPFQCPSCLQSFSRKPHLKAHQRTHTGEKPWQCPSCLQSFSHKSSMKDHLRTHTGEKPFQCPSCPQTFSHKSSMKDHLRTHTGEKPFQCPSCFQSFARKSHLKTHLRNHTGEKP; this is encoded by the exons ATGACGCAAGCTCTGACGTGCACGTGCACTAGCTGGCGTGCGCCGGCGGCATCAGTGTCCGATCCACCGATAATTAACATGGGCAGACCTAAGAAGGTGCTCTCTCCCGAGGAACAAGAGGAGCGACGGCGCAGTAAGCGGGAAGCCGAGCGTGAGCGGTCTAAGCGGCGTCGGGAAGATCGGGAATTCCGGGCGAGGGCTGCCGAAGCTAAAAGGCAGAGGAGGGCCGACGATCCCGAGTTGCGGGCCAGGAGACTTGCTGCGGAACGGCAGTACGATGCAACCCATCGCGAAGAGAGGAGACGGGCAGCCCAGCAGCGAAGAGATTCCGATCCTAGCTTGCGCGTCGTGAAAAGCTTTAGGCGAACACAGAGACGAGCCACGACTGGCGCCGACGGGCGATTCAAAC GCCTCAAAAATGCTATGAGCCTAGCTGAAAGTATCACCGCCATAACGGCTTGCCACACCCCTTCCAAGGTCATCGGTCAGGATGAGGTTGGCACGCAGTGCAGCTTCCCTCTGGCTGACAAGTCTGTTGGGTGCTCCTTCAAAGCAGGCAGCGAGTCGAGGAGCGTGCAGACCACAGAGGCTGTGGATCATTCAAGCTCCTCTGCAG CGTCGAGGCCTACTTCTCCGTCAACAGCAAGTGGTGACAATTCACAGCAGGGATGCCTCCACCAAGACCATCTCTGTGACTATGAGGCTGATAAACTATTTCATGTAGAAGCACATGCCAGGGTCCATACTGGCGAGCGTCTGTTTGAGTGCCATttgtgccctcagagcttctcaagAAAAGACACCTTGAAGAGGCACTTGTGGGTTCACACGGGTGAGCGCCCATTTCAGTGTCCTTCATGCCTTCAGAGATTCTCACAAAGGTCCAAGGTCAAGGAACACTTGCGCACTCACACGAATGAGAaaccatttcaatgcccttcatgcctACAGAGCTTCTCACGAAATACTTATCTGAAAATTCACcagcgcacccacacaggtgagaagccatttcagtgcccttcatgctttCAGAGCTTTTCACGAAAGACCCACCTGAAaacccacctgcgcacccacacagacgagaagccatttcaatgcccctCATGCCCTCGGAGCTTCTCGCGCAAGTCCAACATGAAGGCACACCTgcacacccacacaggcgagaagccctttcaatgcccttcatgccttcagagcttctcacgaaagccccacctgaaagcccaccagcgcacccacacaggtgagaagccatggcagtgcccttcatgccttcagagcttctcGCATAAGTCCAGCATGAAAGACCACCTACGCACCCACAcgggcgagaagccatttcagtgcccttcgtgCCCTCAAACTTTCTCGCATAAGTCCAGCATGAAAGACCACCTACGCACCCACACAggagagaagccatttcaatgcccttcatgcttTCAGAGCTTTGCACGAAAGTCCCACCTGAAAACACACCTGCGCAACCATACAGGTGAGAAGCCATGA